The following coding sequences lie in one Alloacidobacterium dinghuense genomic window:
- a CDS encoding Zn-dependent hydrolase: MKRHSTSIAITSAFEAFAMVDPKTVLRNLDELRSLTSDEHGAQRVAWTPVWLKARAWFEEKLKSLPVEHHYDSAANHWMTLKGESEKTLVIGSHLDSVPNGGWLDGCLGVLAGLEVLTSFAKEYNGKPPYTMRLVDWADEEGARFGRSLFGSSAFAGSHTIDADRVRTDREGTTLEAALQGCGVDVDRIGESCREQKNIAAYLELHIEQGPILEKLQKPLAVVQGTKGVERWAITFHGQEAHSGSTPMAARRDALAAAAKLALEIRPIARKHSQSVATMGSVKTFPGIVTAVVGRCETTLDMRDLDAGILAEMLREAREASERFAGEERCSVEWSKIWSIEPIPFHPDLIQLCEEAIVETAGVSEQLPSGPLHDAAEVARIGIPTVMMFVQSLNGLSHNRAEDTNRAHIEQAVIAFNRLAQKTIGCWTQHP, translated from the coding sequence ATGAAGCGGCATTCTACATCAATAGCCATCACTTCTGCATTTGAGGCTTTTGCAATGGTCGATCCGAAGACTGTACTGCGCAATCTTGATGAACTTCGCTCCCTTACATCTGACGAACATGGAGCCCAGCGCGTAGCCTGGACACCGGTCTGGCTCAAAGCGCGCGCATGGTTCGAAGAAAAACTGAAGAGCCTGCCGGTAGAACACCACTATGATTCAGCGGCCAATCATTGGATGACGCTCAAGGGCGAATCAGAAAAGACTCTGGTGATTGGCAGCCATCTTGATTCGGTGCCGAACGGCGGCTGGCTCGATGGCTGCCTCGGCGTGCTAGCGGGGTTAGAGGTGCTCACGAGCTTCGCAAAGGAGTACAACGGCAAGCCGCCGTACACGATGCGGTTGGTGGATTGGGCAGACGAAGAAGGCGCCCGCTTTGGCCGGAGTCTTTTTGGATCGTCAGCATTTGCTGGCAGCCATACTATCGATGCTGACCGGGTGCGGACGGATCGTGAAGGGACAACACTTGAAGCCGCTCTGCAAGGCTGCGGCGTCGATGTAGATCGCATTGGCGAGTCCTGTCGCGAACAAAAGAACATCGCGGCATATCTTGAGTTGCATATTGAGCAGGGTCCAATTCTCGAAAAGCTCCAGAAACCGCTTGCAGTCGTGCAGGGCACGAAAGGTGTCGAGCGCTGGGCGATCACATTTCACGGGCAGGAAGCGCACTCCGGCTCTACTCCGATGGCCGCCAGACGCGACGCATTAGCCGCTGCCGCAAAATTAGCTCTTGAAATAAGACCGATCGCGCGTAAACATTCTCAGTCGGTGGCAACGATGGGCAGCGTGAAGACTTTTCCCGGCATTGTGACAGCCGTGGTGGGCCGCTGCGAGACAACGCTCGATATGCGTGATCTCGACGCGGGGATATTGGCAGAAATGCTTCGTGAAGCCAGAGAAGCCAGTGAGCGGTTCGCTGGGGAAGAACGCTGCTCGGTTGAATGGTCGAAAATCTGGTCGATCGAACCAATCCCTTTTCACCCTGACTTGATCCAGTTGTGTGAGGAAGCCATCGTCGAGACAGCCGGAGTGTCGGAGCAGCTTCCCTCCGGACCTTTGCACGATGCAGCTGAAGTGGCGCGCATAGGCATCCCCACCGTGATGATGTTTGTGCAGTCCTTGAATGGCTTGAGCCACAATCGCGCGGAGGACACGAATCGCGCTCATATCGAGCAGGCTGTGATTGCATTCAATCGTCTGGCCCAAAAAACCATCGGCTGCTGGACCCAGCATCCATAG
- a CDS encoding sigma-54 dependent transcriptional regulator: protein MMRIGVFSEDYKLQPLLSSALGKEFQVILESHEDGITQMLFAERCDVVILDLDSNYRSIEQRMACCRRIAENPVPSVVMADDSLRHAAIELVQLGAHGHCRKPPSVRELKAMLSRAYENAAFTRAPRAVQEPTEDAVLSDQAVRSPQEPTRGEAPISKLAIQCDQMIGHSQAMQQVYDLVKRVANLNASVLVTGESGTGKELIARAIHNTGARFRRPFVAVSCGAIPETLIEAELFGHEKGAFTGTVGAREGYLEQAGDGTLFLDEIGELSLSTQVKLLRVLQQREFCRLGSSRLIPLRARLVFATHRDLSELVAQGKFRQDLFYRINVMRIDAPALQEHPEDIPSIASHFLRRYSEEYDKPMEQIEPDAMSLLQRYSWPGNVRELENVIQQAIILAKTQSVRSEDLPHNIREEDVVSISDYHPDGSFERQLREYKIRLAATAVREHNGNKTLAARSLSISRAYLHRLIRLADQPMEMEEVLVASDGQEFGTA, encoded by the coding sequence ATGATGAGGATTGGGGTTTTCTCCGAAGACTATAAACTGCAGCCTCTTTTATCTTCTGCCCTTGGTAAGGAATTTCAAGTAATCCTCGAATCTCACGAGGATGGAATCACACAGATGCTCTTTGCAGAGAGATGCGATGTTGTGATTCTCGACTTGGACTCAAATTATCGGTCGATCGAGCAGCGAATGGCTTGCTGTCGCCGTATTGCTGAGAATCCGGTTCCATCGGTGGTAATGGCTGATGATAGCCTTCGCCACGCGGCAATTGAACTGGTGCAACTTGGAGCACATGGTCACTGCCGCAAGCCGCCCTCGGTTCGCGAACTGAAGGCAATGCTATCCCGAGCTTATGAGAATGCTGCATTCACCCGGGCACCCAGAGCCGTACAGGAGCCCACCGAAGATGCGGTTCTGTCTGATCAAGCTGTCCGCTCCCCGCAGGAGCCGACCAGGGGTGAAGCGCCAATCAGCAAGCTGGCCATTCAATGCGATCAGATGATCGGGCATTCACAGGCAATGCAGCAGGTCTACGATCTGGTGAAACGTGTCGCCAATCTCAACGCCTCGGTGCTTGTTACGGGCGAAAGCGGCACGGGTAAAGAGTTGATTGCAAGAGCCATCCATAACACGGGCGCTCGCTTTCGACGTCCATTTGTCGCGGTCTCCTGCGGCGCCATTCCGGAAACGTTGATCGAAGCCGAGCTGTTTGGTCATGAAAAAGGCGCTTTCACCGGAACCGTTGGCGCGCGGGAAGGCTACCTTGAACAGGCAGGCGACGGCACTTTGTTCCTCGATGAGATTGGCGAGCTGAGCCTGAGCACGCAAGTGAAATTGCTGCGCGTTTTACAGCAACGCGAATTCTGTCGCCTCGGCAGCAGCCGGCTGATTCCTCTGCGGGCACGACTAGTCTTCGCCACGCATAGGGATTTAAGTGAATTGGTGGCGCAAGGCAAATTCCGGCAGGATCTTTTCTACCGCATCAATGTTATGCGAATTGATGCTCCAGCTCTGCAGGAACATCCGGAAGATATCCCATCCATTGCCTCGCATTTTCTGCGGCGCTACTCCGAGGAATATGACAAGCCGATGGAACAGATCGAACCGGACGCCATGTCGCTGCTGCAGCGCTACTCGTGGCCTGGAAATGTTCGGGAATTGGAAAACGTGATCCAGCAGGCCATCATCCTTGCCAAGACTCAGAGCGTCCGTTCGGAAGACCTGCCGCACAACATCCGGGAAGAGGATGTAGTCAGCATCAGTGACTATCATCCAGATGGATCTTTCGAGCGCCAGCTGCGCGAGTACAAAATTCGGCTCGCAGCAACCGCTGTGCGAGAACACAATGGGAATAAAACGCTTGCGGCGCGCAGCTTATCAATATCCCGTGCTTACCTGCACCGGCTGATCCGGCTTGCAGACCAACCGATGGAAATGGAAGAGGTTCTTGTCGCCTCAGATGGGCAGGAATTCGGCACGGCATGA
- a CDS encoding type II secretion system F family protein: protein MSKEAKQTLAVLESTLAVEKPVIVKDQIVDIRKQELFSAVPWINRWLLKLDLAPRLSRLLYQADLKWTAGTLILMSVVCFAASGYLMYLRTGGAILSLLIGLLFGCGPIAYVLHKRHRRFGKFEQELPEALDMMVSALRVGQSLISALDLVAKESPDPVGTEFRICCEEQNYGLELRTALSNLTSRVPIQDLNMMATAILIQKETGGNLAEVLDKVSHVIRERFRMRRQIRVHTAQGRMTGWILSFLPVVLGLALYMVNPETMSILWKRPIGIKLLYASGSMTLIGALIIRKIVRMDV from the coding sequence GTGTCTAAGGAAGCCAAGCAGACTCTCGCAGTGCTCGAGTCTACACTGGCAGTCGAGAAGCCAGTCATCGTTAAGGATCAAATCGTTGATATCCGCAAACAGGAACTGTTCAGCGCCGTCCCCTGGATCAATCGTTGGCTGCTGAAACTTGATTTGGCGCCGCGCCTGAGCAGGCTTCTCTATCAAGCCGATTTGAAATGGACAGCCGGCACACTGATTCTCATGTCCGTGGTTTGCTTTGCGGCTTCTGGATATTTGATGTATCTGCGGACCGGCGGAGCGATCTTATCGCTGCTCATTGGGCTGCTATTCGGATGTGGGCCAATTGCCTATGTGCTTCACAAGCGTCACAGACGGTTCGGCAAGTTTGAACAGGAATTGCCTGAAGCGCTCGACATGATGGTAAGCGCGCTGCGCGTTGGTCAGAGTCTGATATCTGCTCTGGATCTCGTGGCGAAGGAGTCGCCAGATCCGGTCGGCACTGAGTTCCGAATCTGCTGCGAGGAACAAAACTACGGCCTGGAACTGCGAACCGCCTTAAGTAATCTGACATCCCGAGTGCCGATCCAGGACCTGAACATGATGGCGACAGCGATTCTGATCCAAAAGGAAACCGGAGGAAACCTCGCCGAGGTGTTGGACAAGGTGTCTCATGTGATTCGCGAGCGATTCCGCATGCGGCGTCAGATCAGAGTGCACACTGCGCAAGGGCGAATGACCGGGTGGATTCTATCTTTCCTTCCCGTGGTCCTCGGACTCGCTCTGTATATGGTCAACCCAGAGACGATGAGCATTTTGTGGAAGCGTCCCATCGGCATAAAGCTTCTCTATGCATCGGGCAGCATGACGCTCATTGGGGCGCTGATTATCCGCAAAATCGTCCGGATGGATGTGTAA
- the hydA gene encoding dihydropyrimidinase — translation MGILIKNGTVVNADGSKKTDVLIDGEKIAKVGDKINATGHTTVDATDLLVMPGGIDVHTHLDMPFGGTVSADDYTTGTQAAAVGGTTMLIDFALQSQGRTMREAYDTWRKKSDNKACIDFSLHMAVTDLGPGDGSQGLREMEEMVAEGVSSFKLFMAYPGVLMIDDGLMFKVMQKAAKLNALCCIHAENGSAIDIVVAQMLAEGKTAPHYHALSRSPKAEAEATHRAIALADMAGAAVYIVHLSNAYALDELKHLQERGAKALAETCTQYLVLSIEDQMPGKSWDEAKFVFTPPLREKWNQKVLWQALTDGSLVVVSTDHCPFRFADQKSLGRGNFSKIPNGGPGVENRLQILWHYGVNGGWFTQEKFVDLCCTAPARVFGMEKQKGSIKEGLDADILIWDPNAEYTISAATQRMATDYSMFEGWTVKGNAAKVISRGELVVDNSTKPGKFLGTTGRGRFVKREANAGGMV, via the coding sequence ATGGGAATTCTGATCAAGAACGGCACGGTGGTTAACGCTGACGGGTCGAAGAAGACCGATGTGCTGATCGACGGCGAGAAGATTGCGAAAGTCGGCGATAAGATTAACGCGACCGGCCACACGACTGTCGATGCGACAGACCTTCTTGTCATGCCTGGCGGCATCGACGTGCATACGCATCTTGATATGCCCTTTGGAGGCACTGTTTCCGCTGACGACTACACGACCGGCACACAAGCTGCAGCCGTGGGTGGAACGACAATGCTCATAGACTTCGCATTACAGTCGCAAGGCCGCACAATGCGCGAAGCCTACGATACGTGGAGAAAGAAATCGGACAACAAGGCATGTATCGATTTCTCCCTCCATATGGCAGTAACCGATCTCGGCCCGGGCGATGGCTCGCAAGGACTGCGCGAGATGGAGGAGATGGTTGCCGAGGGTGTTTCCAGCTTTAAGCTATTCATGGCCTATCCCGGCGTGTTGATGATTGATGACGGCCTGATGTTCAAAGTGATGCAAAAAGCGGCAAAGCTGAACGCCCTCTGCTGCATCCACGCGGAGAATGGCAGCGCTATCGACATCGTCGTCGCGCAGATGCTGGCCGAGGGCAAGACTGCACCACATTATCACGCGTTGTCCCGCTCGCCGAAAGCCGAGGCCGAGGCCACGCATCGCGCGATTGCCCTTGCTGACATGGCCGGAGCTGCGGTCTACATTGTGCACCTGTCTAACGCGTATGCGCTTGACGAATTGAAGCATCTGCAAGAGCGCGGTGCTAAAGCTCTGGCGGAGACGTGCACACAGTATCTGGTGCTCTCGATTGAAGACCAGATGCCGGGCAAGAGTTGGGATGAGGCCAAGTTTGTCTTCACTCCCCCACTGCGTGAGAAGTGGAACCAGAAAGTGTTGTGGCAAGCGCTCACAGACGGCTCACTTGTAGTGGTTTCCACGGACCACTGCCCATTCCGCTTCGCTGATCAGAAATCGCTCGGTCGCGGGAACTTCAGCAAGATCCCAAACGGCGGCCCCGGCGTTGAAAACCGGCTACAGATTCTGTGGCATTACGGCGTCAATGGCGGCTGGTTCACTCAAGAGAAGTTTGTTGACCTCTGTTGCACTGCTCCCGCCCGCGTCTTTGGGATGGAAAAACAGAAAGGATCCATCAAAGAAGGTCTCGACGCAGACATACTAATCTGGGACCCGAACGCCGAGTACACCATATCCGCAGCCACTCAACGCATGGCAACGGACTATTCCATGTTCGAAGGTTGGACGGTGAAGGGCAATGCAGCCAAGGTTATTTCACGCGGTGAATTGGTAGTCGACAACTCAACCAAACCGGGCAAGTTTCTAGGCACGACTGGACGCGGTCGATTCGTGAAGCGAGAAGCTAACGCAGGAGGCATGGTTTGA
- the preA gene encoding NAD-dependent dihydropyrimidine dehydrogenase subunit PreA: MPTLETTFAGIRCMNPFWLASAPPSNCGEQVMRAFDTGWGGAVWKTIGEPITNVSSRYSSIDWNGQRMMGLNNIELISDRPIEVNLREISEVKRRYPKHVIIASLMVESKRHAWHEIVQRAEDAGADGLELNFGCPHGMSERGMGSAVGQVPEYCGQITEWVKEKARTPVIIKLTPNISDIRMPARAAKQAGADALSAINTINSITGIDLDTLEPRPNVDGKSSHGGYCGPAVKPIALNMVQQVMSDEQAALPMSGIGGIGVWQDAAEFILLGAGTVQVCTAVMHYGYRIVEDLADGLLAWMRRKGYQSIDDFRGLSLPNVAEWKHLNLNYKIVAHIHENKCIGCELCYTACWDGAHQCIHLDRALPTPNTSRTPEMIAAESRGRISTTPIPKLDLNGPENTGPYSTPLARIPRVDEHECVGCNLCSLVCPVPDCITMERVDNGLPAETWDERVNAGLVTEGSVTAGNPNI, translated from the coding sequence ATGCCAACGCTTGAAACGACTTTCGCCGGCATCCGGTGCATGAATCCGTTCTGGCTTGCCTCCGCTCCACCTTCCAACTGCGGCGAGCAGGTTATGCGAGCGTTTGACACAGGCTGGGGGGGCGCCGTCTGGAAGACAATTGGCGAGCCGATTACGAATGTAAGTTCACGCTACTCATCCATCGACTGGAATGGGCAGCGGATGATGGGTTTGAACAATATTGAACTGATCAGCGACCGACCTATTGAAGTAAACCTTCGTGAGATCTCCGAAGTAAAACGTCGCTATCCAAAGCACGTTATCATCGCCTCCCTCATGGTCGAATCAAAACGGCACGCATGGCATGAGATTGTGCAACGCGCCGAAGATGCAGGTGCTGATGGGCTCGAACTGAACTTCGGCTGTCCACACGGGATGAGTGAACGGGGCATGGGATCCGCGGTCGGGCAGGTGCCTGAGTATTGCGGCCAGATCACGGAATGGGTGAAAGAGAAAGCGCGAACACCCGTGATTATCAAGCTCACGCCGAACATCAGTGATATCCGCATGCCGGCCCGCGCAGCCAAGCAGGCGGGTGCGGACGCGCTCTCCGCGATCAACACCATCAACTCGATCACTGGCATTGATTTGGACACGCTCGAACCGCGTCCCAACGTCGACGGCAAAAGTTCGCACGGTGGCTACTGCGGTCCTGCGGTAAAGCCGATCGCGCTCAATATGGTGCAGCAGGTTATGTCGGATGAGCAGGCTGCTCTGCCGATGTCTGGCATTGGAGGCATCGGCGTCTGGCAGGATGCAGCCGAGTTCATACTGCTCGGCGCGGGCACGGTGCAGGTCTGCACAGCCGTCATGCATTACGGTTACCGCATCGTCGAAGACCTGGCCGACGGCCTTCTCGCGTGGATGCGGCGGAAAGGTTATCAATCGATCGACGACTTCCGCGGTCTCTCACTGCCGAATGTAGCAGAATGGAAGCACCTCAACCTCAACTACAAGATCGTCGCGCACATTCACGAAAATAAGTGCATTGGTTGTGAACTTTGCTATACGGCGTGCTGGGACGGTGCACACCAGTGCATACATCTTGACCGCGCACTTCCCACGCCGAACACTTCGCGTACGCCGGAGATGATAGCTGCAGAAAGCCGAGGTCGAATCAGTACAACACCGATACCGAAGCTGGATCTCAACGGCCCGGAAAACACGGGCCCCTATTCCACGCCGCTCGCTCGTATACCGCGCGTGGACGAGCATGAGTGTGTCGGCTGCAATCTGTGCTCTCTGGTATGCCCTGTTCCGGATTGCATCACCATGGAACGCGTCGACAACGGACTGCCAGCGGAGACATGGGACGAACGTGTGAATGCCGGCCTCGTTACAGAAGGTTCAGTTACTGCCGGCAACCCAAACATATAG
- a CDS encoding FAD-dependent oxidoreductase codes for MSFFDQAPDTPRIAARFPDLHPPFNKIAAVTEANRCLYCFDAPCTAACPTHIDVPRFIRKIASGNLEGSAKTILDANILGASCARACPVAVLCEGACVMHRYNQQPIAIARLQRFAMDALYESSAPLPFAPGADTGKSVALIGGGPASLSCAAELRRRGIRAEIFDARPLPGGLNTYGIAEYKLPLAESLREIDLLTQLGVQFHFNSTVDAKKLAALESSRDAIFLGIGLGAIHRLGIAGETLPGVTNALDYIADYKSGQVTSAPERVAVIGAGNTAIDAANAAARLGANEVHMIYRRGPEQMSAFAYEYEHAKLEGVKFLWHMKPVGIKGTEKVEELELVHLEVTSDGSLLPKSDARIRLRVDLVILAIGQGTHTDFLDSPKINLERGRVVIDRVTGQTSNPKYFAGGDCANGGREVVDAVADGKRAGNGIAAWLEGQDANA; via the coding sequence ATGAGTTTTTTCGATCAAGCCCCAGACACGCCGCGGATCGCAGCCCGCTTTCCTGACTTGCATCCGCCTTTCAACAAGATAGCTGCCGTTACGGAGGCGAACCGTTGCCTCTACTGCTTCGATGCACCGTGTACGGCAGCCTGTCCTACGCATATTGACGTTCCGCGATTTATCAGGAAGATCGCCAGCGGCAACCTGGAAGGATCGGCAAAAACGATCCTTGACGCGAACATCCTTGGCGCCAGTTGCGCACGGGCCTGTCCCGTCGCCGTGTTGTGCGAAGGCGCATGTGTGATGCACCGCTACAATCAGCAGCCGATTGCGATCGCTCGTCTCCAGCGCTTCGCAATGGACGCCTTGTACGAAAGTAGCGCGCCTCTTCCCTTCGCGCCGGGTGCAGATACAGGCAAATCGGTGGCACTCATTGGCGGAGGACCCGCTTCACTTTCCTGTGCAGCCGAACTGCGGCGTCGGGGCATAAGAGCAGAAATATTCGATGCTCGGCCACTGCCTGGCGGGCTAAACACATATGGCATCGCCGAATATAAGTTGCCGCTGGCGGAAAGCCTGCGGGAGATCGATCTGCTGACGCAATTGGGTGTTCAGTTCCACTTCAATTCCACGGTGGATGCGAAGAAGCTGGCCGCGCTCGAATCCTCTCGTGACGCGATCTTTCTTGGTATCGGTCTGGGCGCGATACATCGGCTCGGGATTGCGGGGGAGACGCTGCCGGGTGTGACCAACGCGCTCGACTATATTGCTGACTATAAGAGCGGGCAAGTCACATCGGCTCCCGAACGAGTTGCCGTCATCGGCGCCGGGAACACGGCGATTGATGCTGCAAACGCTGCCGCACGCTTAGGCGCGAACGAGGTACACATGATCTATCGTCGCGGACCTGAGCAGATGTCTGCTTTCGCTTATGAATATGAGCACGCAAAACTGGAAGGCGTGAAGTTTCTGTGGCATATGAAGCCTGTCGGCATTAAGGGCACAGAGAAGGTGGAGGAGCTTGAACTTGTCCACCTTGAAGTTACGTCGGATGGGTCGCTATTGCCGAAATCTGATGCAAGGATTCGGCTGCGGGTCGATCTGGTTATTTTGGCTATAGGTCAGGGAACGCACACAGACTTTCTGGACAGTCCCAAGATCAACCTGGAGCGAGGACGCGTAGTGATCGACCGCGTGACCGGGCAAACTTCGAATCCGAAATACTTCGCGGGAGGCGACTGCGCAAACGGCGGCCGCGAAGTCGTCGACGCTGTGGCTGATGGCAAACGCGCAGGGAATGGAATCGCAGCATGGCTGGAGGGACAAGATGCCAACGCTTGA
- a CDS encoding CpaF family protein — MEHTTLEKFKTEVHRTLISKLDLEKLSRVNSSQARQAVAAMVTEIISDQRVPLNYAEQEKIQSDLLDEVFGLGPLEPLLRDPKISDILVNGKDRVFIERGGRLTRTEASFRDDRHLLQVIDRIVSRVGRRVDESSPMVDARLPDGSRVNAIIPPLALDGPALSIRRFGTGPVGANQLVELKSISAEMLELMAGAVRARISVLISGGTGAGKTTFLNILSQYIPQTERIVTIEDAAELQLAQQNIVRLETRPPNIEGVGAIRQRQLLVNSLRMRPDRIILGEVRGEEAFDMLQAMNTGHEGSMATIHANTPRDAISRLESMVAMTSMNLPEKSVRQQIASAVSVIVQVSRMSDGTRKVVSISEITGMEENVITMHEIFAFKKKGIGPDGRVLGVFQPTQIRPKFLEKLRVAGIIFPQSMFERVLEVN, encoded by the coding sequence GTGGAACATACAACTCTTGAAAAGTTCAAAACTGAAGTACATCGGACACTGATCTCTAAGCTCGATCTGGAAAAGCTGTCCCGCGTCAATTCCAGCCAGGCGCGGCAAGCTGTGGCCGCCATGGTGACCGAGATCATTAGCGATCAGCGGGTGCCGCTGAACTATGCCGAACAAGAGAAGATTCAATCCGATCTGCTCGACGAAGTCTTTGGCCTCGGCCCTCTAGAGCCATTACTCCGCGATCCCAAGATCTCCGACATTCTCGTAAACGGCAAGGACAGGGTTTTCATCGAGCGTGGCGGGCGTCTTACGAGGACAGAAGCTTCATTTCGGGATGACCGCCATCTTCTCCAGGTCATTGACCGCATCGTGTCGCGTGTAGGCCGCAGAGTGGACGAGTCTTCTCCCATGGTGGATGCGCGTCTGCCCGATGGCTCCCGTGTCAATGCAATTATTCCGCCGTTGGCGCTCGATGGTCCTGCATTATCGATTCGTCGCTTTGGAACCGGGCCGGTTGGCGCGAATCAACTCGTGGAGTTGAAAAGCATTTCAGCGGAGATGCTCGAGCTGATGGCGGGTGCGGTGCGCGCGCGTATCAGTGTCCTGATATCAGGCGGGACGGGCGCCGGCAAGACTACCTTTCTCAATATTCTGTCGCAATACATTCCCCAGACAGAACGCATTGTCACCATTGAAGACGCAGCCGAGCTGCAGCTTGCCCAACAGAATATCGTTCGCCTGGAGACGCGTCCGCCCAACATTGAAGGAGTGGGAGCCATTCGCCAACGTCAACTGCTCGTCAATAGTTTGCGTATGCGGCCGGATCGCATCATTCTCGGCGAGGTGCGCGGTGAAGAGGCCTTTGACATGTTGCAGGCTATGAATACTGGTCACGAAGGTTCCATGGCCACGATTCACGCCAACACTCCGCGCGATGCCATATCAAGGTTGGAATCGATGGTTGCGATGACCAGCATGAACCTGCCGGAGAAGTCGGTGCGCCAGCAGATCGCTTCTGCTGTGTCTGTCATCGTTCAGGTTTCGCGCATGAGTGACGGTACCCGCAAGGTAGTCAGTATTTCTGAGATCACGGGCATGGAGGAAAACGTGATCACCATGCACGAGATCTTTGCTTTCAAAAAGAAAGGGATTGGTCCGGATGGCAGGGTTCTTGGAGTTTTCCAGCCGACTCAGATACGTCCGAAGTTCCTGGAGAAGCTCCGGGTAGCAGGCATTATTTTCCCGCAAAGTATGTTTGAGCGGGTGCTGGAAGTGAACTGA
- a CDS encoding A24 family peptidase, with product MHSIAWWPTVIALIIATFTDLRSRRIPNWLVFPFMIAGLAVSGWSHGWSGVGHSLAGLALGGLLFGILSWMGGMGMGDVKLCAAIGAWVGPGQLVIALVLTGMVGGIMALSWAACGGFLGELFSGTGDLLFGIKERGLRPHPELVLANPLTRKMPYAPAIAIGTLISFFSR from the coding sequence ATGCACTCGATCGCCTGGTGGCCAACTGTCATTGCTCTCATCATCGCGACCTTTACCGATTTGCGTAGCCGCCGCATTCCGAACTGGCTTGTGTTCCCGTTCATGATTGCTGGGCTGGCGGTATCGGGCTGGTCTCACGGATGGAGCGGAGTCGGACATAGCCTTGCTGGTTTGGCCTTAGGTGGACTCCTTTTCGGAATACTCAGTTGGATGGGCGGCATGGGGATGGGGGATGTGAAGCTATGTGCCGCCATTGGGGCCTGGGTGGGGCCGGGGCAATTGGTAATTGCCCTGGTCCTGACAGGCATGGTTGGTGGAATTATGGCCCTTAGCTGGGCTGCTTGCGGAGGGTTTCTTGGCGAACTGTTCAGTGGTACGGGCGATCTACTCTTCGGAATCAAAGAGCGTGGATTGCGTCCCCATCCTGAACTGGTTCTTGCCAATCCCCTGACGCGCAAAATGCCATACGCGCCTGCGATTGCTATTGGAACACTGATCTCTTTCTTCTCGCGCTGA
- a CDS encoding AAA family ATPase: MISTFTQDSEALGTNVLSIALIGPEGTYRRDMTSAVVGSQAKVTREFVSYPGLDDVADLLSAEFDVIIIELDSNPEHALDLVENICSNSPATVMAYSAQSDAELLVRCMRAGAREFLTAPIVPTTIAEALVRAAVRRPAARSKKAGGKLYVFASAKGGSGVTTVASNFALTLARESGQSTVLIDLDLPLGNVAIDLGITAQFSTANAIETVERMDSNLLQTLLTKHSSGLFVLAAPDRYTPVSPSEQAVEKLLSIVRQAFDYVVVDAGSGIGSNWNALFKNASTVYLITQVSISGLRNSNRVISEFFSANGGPQLEIVLNRFLPRSLGIDEENITKALTRPVQWKIPSDYLSARRAQNTATPLAMEDSPISQVIRQMARIASGLPPTAEKKKKFGIF, from the coding sequence ATGATATCGACGTTCACTCAGGATTCAGAAGCGCTCGGAACGAATGTCTTGTCTATTGCGTTGATTGGCCCCGAGGGGACATATCGCAGAGACATGACGAGTGCTGTCGTCGGATCACAGGCTAAAGTGACCAGGGAGTTCGTGTCCTATCCTGGCCTGGACGATGTTGCCGACCTGCTGAGCGCGGAATTCGACGTCATTATCATCGAGCTGGATAGCAACCCGGAGCATGCGCTCGACCTTGTAGAGAATATCTGCAGCAACAGCCCAGCAACGGTGATGGCGTATTCGGCGCAGTCGGACGCGGAGTTACTGGTGCGCTGCATGCGAGCCGGAGCCCGAGAGTTTCTCACTGCTCCGATCGTCCCAACTACCATCGCTGAAGCTTTAGTGCGTGCCGCAGTTCGCCGTCCCGCCGCTCGTTCTAAAAAGGCAGGCGGGAAGTTGTATGTGTTCGCCAGCGCCAAGGGCGGCTCCGGCGTCACTACCGTCGCCAGCAATTTCGCTTTGACCCTTGCTCGCGAGTCTGGTCAAAGCACAGTACTGATCGATCTTGATCTGCCTCTGGGTAATGTAGCAATCGATCTCGGAATCACTGCTCAGTTTTCAACTGCCAATGCGATCGAGACCGTCGAGCGAATGGATTCGAACCTTCTGCAGACTCTTTTGACCAAGCACAGCTCAGGTCTTTTTGTGCTGGCGGCACCCGACAGGTATACGCCTGTTTCCCCGTCGGAGCAGGCTGTAGAGAAACTCTTGAGTATTGTCCGGCAGGCGTTTGACTATGTGGTGGTCGATGCTGGTTCGGGCATCGGCTCAAATTGGAACGCGCTTTTTAAGAATGCGAGCACCGTGTATCTGATCACGCAGGTTAGTATCTCCGGCCTGCGCAATTCAAACCGGGTGATCTCTGAGTTCTTTTCCGCCAATGGGGGACCGCAGCTAGAGATCGTGCTCAACCGCTTTCTTCCTCGCTCACTGGGCATCGACGAAGAAAACATAACAAAAGCGCTGACCAGGCCCGTTCAATGGAAGATTCCCAGCGACTATCTTTCCGCGCGGCGTGCACAGAACACGGCCACACCGCTCGCAATGGAGGACTCGCCCATCTCCCAGGTCATTCGGCAGATGGCTAGAATCGCATCTGGTTTACCCCCAACAGCGGAGAAGAAAAAGAAGTTCGGCATATTTTGA